AGCGCGTTCAGGCGCGCCACACGGGCCTGGGTGAGTGCAACCTGGGTGTCTAGGTATTCGAGGTTTGTCAGCAGGCCGTTCTGGTAACGTGTCTCAGCTAGCGCCAGGGCATCTTCGGCAAGCCGGACATTGGCTGACTGATAGGCCGTATTTTTCGCTTCCTGATGCAGGGCCGATACCGCGGCCTGAACCTCAAGCCGGATGCCGTCCTCAGCCATGGCCAGGCCGAACCTGGCCTGACGCAGTCGGGCCTGAGCTTGCCTGAGTTTGTTGTGGTTGGAAAGGCCGGTGAAGAGCGGCCAGGAGAGACCAGCAGTCGCATTCCAGTCGCTGCCCCATTCAGCCGAAAAGCCGACCGGGTTGCGATAGCTGTAGTTGAATTGAGCGAATGCAGTCGGCAGGTTGGCGGTCCGGGCAATGCGGACCCCGAGGTCAGCGATGCGAACCGCATCGCGGAGCTGTCTGAGTTCCGGCCGATTCGCCAGCGCCGAAGTCTGAGCAGAGTCGAGTACGACGGTCATCGAGTCCGGCTGAAGGTCTTCCACCAGACTGACCGGCATGTCCGGTTCCAGACCAAGCGTGTTGCGCAGGGCCGAAAGCGCCAGGCTCGCGGTATTTTCCATCTGTGATACCTGCGCTTCCAGTTGTTGCAGTCCCAGGGTTGCTTTCATCAGGTCGAGTCTTGAGGCCAGGCCAT
The genomic region above belongs to candidate division WOR-3 bacterium and contains:
- a CDS encoding TolC family protein, whose product is MTSIKSITATALCLVAAGLAETLQLDARRAAELALANNRQLALAQAKLEEAAYGRNAAFGSFLPQVSATGTYTRLARANEFTMFSAHDSIMTVPVFDPQGNYIGNTGVPVRVPVGVDTFRLPLGSVNNYSAGLTAQQTLFTWGKLINAYRIAGLTLDMQQEAARQARAQVRLDAISGFYQALLAEKTLEVMRASYQQLAGHVAQVQSLYENGLASRLDLMKATLGLQQLEAQVSQMENTASLALSALRNTLGLEPDMPVSLVEDLQPDSMTVVLDSAQTSALANRPELRQLRDAVRIADLGVRIARTANLPTAFAQFNYSYRNPVGFSAEWGSDWNATAGLSWPLFTGLSNHNKLRQAQARLRQARFGLAMAEDGIRLEVQAAVSALHQEAKNTAYQSANVRLAEDALALAETRYQNGLLTNLEYLDTQVALTQARVARLNALANYQIAKARLAKATGAE